The DNA region ATGTGTCGTTCCCGAAACAAAAACCTTTATCGATCGCTTTCTAAGGTGTTAATAATTTATAAACGTTCTTTCGAAATACGTTGTAAACAGAAACATAAACAACTTATTGCTGAGACCACATTGTTTTGTATAACAGAATAAAAACGTGGATTTGTTTTCTGATCAACATGTCGTGTTTTTGtgatacaatacaacatacagTATTAATATGCAGTAAACTCCGTCTGCAAAACACATTTCACCATCAACTACGGAAATCGACTTTCCCACTCGGTTGAATGCAacagtaatggcaattttccaGAACTCCATTAATTCTAAACTCGTTTCCTCCATGCCACGGCAATTATTTTAACACACAGGCGTATTTTATAGGGTGGAAAACTCAATATACGAACACCCCGCTGAGAGATCACTCACACATTAATAACATTTCtttctgtatatttttattCCCGTTTTTAAAAGGCATATTATTTCATCAcaaagagagagaaaatgtCGAGGTCTTTTTAGGGTCTCAAGTGCACATGATGTTTTTTGATCTACAATAGTTGTAACTGGTACACAATTAAATAGAACATTCCGTTCgtacaattaaaataaagagCGATAAAGCCCTTGATATATTAAACTGTGCATGCTTCGCACTAAAATTCACTGAACGGTGTACAAAGGCTACCCTTTCACAACCTGTTTGTCGTAAAGCAGGTAATGAGGAAAGTACTCTTTTATATGCAGAACACGGTGACACAAAACCTGGTCAAGTGTAAAAAGGTAGTAACAAGAAGACTTTACGATTTTTACAACAAAGTACTGAGTCAGTTTTACACCCGGTACACGTACTGTAGAGTTATATAAATCATGCTTGCCTCTGGTAATTTCGGCACcttaaatacaaatgaaatactgTTCAAAATcgataaaaaatacaaagaaatatcTTCGCTTATAAATTATGTTAATATTCTATTTCTATGTACATTTCTCTGTTGTAAATTTCACGTAATAAATACATGATGATATTTTGGCAAGGACGGATATGTTAGTAGGAAAAAAAGACGAAACTATCACTGCTTCGATTTCAGTCGCTGTTATGTAAAGTTCAAATTCAATAatagggatatatatatatatatatatatatatatatatatatatatatatatatatatatatatatatatatatatatatatatatatatttgcgtCCTGCACCACGTTCTGTAAACTGATGTCGTATGTAGCATTGGCATGTGAAGTCGGCCAGTTCATGAATCAATATTAGCTTTAATAATACACATTTGGGTTCACTTGTGTCAACATCTCGTGTATTACGAGAGCTAAGCAAGTATATTCAAGTACTACAATTTTGAGATGAAACTCGTTCAACACAATAGCGACAAATGAAGTCTATTACAAATTGCTGATTGAGTTACCCCATTATGGCGTCCATTATAACAACAAAACTCTAAGTTCAACTGGCACATATGCCTGTTCGTGTAATAGCAAAAATGGGAGTAATATTTACTTCTGATAAAATACACTTATTAATGCAGGAAGGCTGACTTCTTTGCAGCGTTCAGACAAGGTTAGACAAACACGCCATTTTTTTCAAGTCACTTTCATTTCTCCAGATGATAATTTCAAATGATGAAGAGTTACAACCGCTTTAGGAACTAGGATACACGGTTACTAGggtccgccattttgaatggGCGTACATGACATTATTAGTACACGGTATGAAAGGGACTAATTTGTACACACAGTTGAAATACTAGTCACATGATTCTGCAATCACTCGCTGGTTATGGTCGTTGTTACACGATAACTCTGGTCTCATAAAGCTCTCAGTAGCCATTCTGCTTTGTCACCTGGCCTTGACAACTGTTGTATTTATCATTCGATATAATATCGGTGTATGTTAAAATTAACAGGTTGCGTCAGACGACACTTACAGGAGAAATTCCCGGTGTGGTTGTTAAAATACACTGTATATAATAGAGGTGTCAATTTTATCAAAGTCTGTTCCGGAATCGCCAAACGTGGAATACTACACAGTGTTCACACACCTGCGTATCCTTTTTTAGACTGAACACCCTCTGCACCAGAAACTCCCATGCAAGCTTAAGCAGTTTGGTTTTAGTGTTTCCATTACAGCTGTATGTAGCCTGGAGTATGTACTTTAGTGTCAAGTTTGCTTCGTACAGAAGGCATCATTACTCTACCCTTATTCCATTACTTGTTTGGTTGTCAGGGCGCTGTATGCTTGGGGTGAGACAGGGTCAAGTGATTGACATTAACAACGTTTTGCCAGACAATAGATCATCCCGTGTGGGTAGTACTTGTCAACTCGAACGCACCTCGGTAATCATTTGTGTTTCTGTTGTTTGGTTTTCAATCAGGCTATCTCGATGACTTTCAAGCTCGTTACTGTCAACGCTGTTTTCGTTCTCAACAATGGAACCAGAATCTCGTCTTTCTTTCGTATGATCCTCTTCAGGGGCACCCCCGTTGTCATCTTTACCGACACGTTTAATATGCTGCCGAGAAAACGACATTGCCAGTCGTACTTGTTGCAGCCAGGGTTTCTCTTTAAAGGTCGAGGCTATCGCCAGTGATTCGATGGCCTTTTCTCTCGTCGAACAACCAATAATGTCCTCGTATAACTTTAAAGTTTTGTTGGGTATATTTTCCCCACGTGTTCCAATGTGAAAGAACGGTTTTTGTTTAGCTTCTAAACTTAGTACAGGTAACGGTATAGCATTGTCGATAAGAAGTTGTCGTCTCCATTTCGccttttctcttttcttctcCTCGGCGTCACTATTTTGAGATGCTTGCTTAATTTCAGGCAGTTTCACATTACTTTTCGGTTTCCGTCGTTTGCCTTTAGCTGACGTTCTTATAAAAGTACTTTTCTGTTTAGTGTTTCTAGTAATTTCAATATCAGCATCGGAGTCTGAGTCTGTGTCAAACGGCGCAGTTAGATCTTGGTGAGAAGAACTTTTCATACGCATATTAATTGGCGGGAAAGTAACCGGTTTTGTCGACGTACTCCGACTCCGGGGTCGAAAAGTTCTTCTCTTTTTGTCGGCCACTTTCTGACGATATTTAGCCACCAGACTTGGTACTTGCTCATCGTTTAGACGGGGTAATTTCATGTCTATTGGTGTCGGAGAGAAGGGACCCGTGTCGCCCGAACCGACGCTACTGCCAACGGCGCTATCGTCGGGCGAAGTTACGCCGGATTCACTCGACGTGGATGTAACTACACTGGCTTTTTTAACAAGCATAGTTTTCGCCCTATCTTTGATACGGTGGTAACTTGAAGTTTTTGGACTAGCATTCTGGGCACTGTAACTGAACCCGTCGACATGTACTCCTTGCCCACATAGTGCACCGTTCTGTCTGTATGGATGCCGTATTTTAAGACTGGACTTTTCGACCCCGTGGACAAGTAAAACTCGGTCCTTCGCTTTATCACACCATTTACGTACTTGTGAATAAATAGATAAAGGTAAGGTTACGGCACTGTACGTAACACTTGACCACTGCTTTGTTAACAGATACAAGGCGACCTCCCTTTGCTGTTTCCTCAGGGCTACGCTCAATGGAGTAAGTGCGTTCCCGTCTTTGCACGTAACACaacaaatattattataaacaaAGATTCGAAGTATTTGTAGTTGTCCGTGTTCAGCGGCTTCATGAATTGGAGTCTTTTGGCTTTCAATGTGACTGTTATCACACCATTCTCTGACTGGATGATCCCCGATGGCTTCGTCTGATCGAACTCCTTGTCTCAACATGACTGTTGATAAATCCATATGCCCGTGATGTGCGCCGATAAATAACGCTACACGGCATTGGTATTTAGCTACCATATCATCAGGAGCGAGAGTCTTTAAAACTTCCGCCGTGTGGCCAATCATAGCCGCTTTGAGAAACTCATTCCAACCGTCCCAGGTATACATACGTACCGTAGAACCGAGTTCGATGTTGTACTTATCAAGCGGGTTAACATCGTACAAATCGACGCCGTCGTTTGTCGTCAAGCGGAAAACGGTGACGGGAACTCCGCATCGCCTCACGACAAAAGTCTTCAATTCAGCAACGGTGGTCGTTATCGGGTTTACGTCTTCCAAAATCTCGATGGTTTCGTCGTTAAATACAGAATACACGTACAACGTAGGTTTAAGTTCCTCCCGTACGTTAACTTTCAACGTTGCCCCGGCATGTATCCCGATGTCGCTTAAATACCAATCATCGAGCAAATCCGAACCGTGGTAATTCAAAACCACAAACTGTCCTCCCCGTGTATCGATCTGAAAAATATCTGTTACCTGTGCCTTCAAATTGGCAACGTCGTCCGTTGGTTTAACGTCCAGAGAATCTCTCCGAGCCTCAAACGCGACGAAAATTCTCATACTCATCTTGCCGCAAATGCTACAGCAacgtgtatttttttttataagcgTCACTTAAGTTCCAGTCCGGTAAGAAGGTTCACTACATTCGCAAGGCACAGTGTATCCGTTGTCAAGGCATCGATGTGTGGCGATATTTCAAAGCGTGGTATTATACGCTGTGTTAGTCACCTATAGTATATCtcacatcacacacacattacatacagtTCAACGCTAAATTATTCCACTCCGtggacgacgacgacgacgacgatggcGACTTCTCTGTCGGAGCAACGTAATGAAGAACAAAGTATGGCACTGTAGTCACCGTGGACTATGCATACGTGCTTCGTATCTAGTTGCTGGGGGTCGATCTAAATCTCATATCAACGGAGATACAGTCAGTCACACATTGATCGGTGAATGCAGTCCCCACTATATGGCTCGCTTGTGTATTCACACAATATTGATTCGCACTTCAGCCAATAGGAAAGCGGCTTAGGGCGTACACAAATGAATATAGCTATATACAGAGATCCTCGCCTTGATCCAGTTTGTAGTAAACCTATTGAAAAACAATACAAAGGGCGACTCAATAATAAGAAAGTGGtaaacctaaaaaaaaaatcgatacACGATAGGTAACTTCAATACACAGTAACTGTTTGCCCACATTTATACGCTTTTAATTTGAGATTGATAGCGTTTAATTGGCCCATTATTATTACGATACAAAGCAAAGTTACATTGGCGCTAGCGCTCTTTCTCCTTCAACACACAAACTTACAAATTTTAAAACCCTGAGTTCAACAACCAGTGATATTTTTAACCAGTTTAAATTGTGTGGCCACGTCTTAGATTACTAGTAACAATAGTCATGGCATGTGTAGAGTTATACCACGATTACATGTTATAGATATCACAGAGAATATACTCTCTTTTTTTATCCTCTACGAGATCAGAAGTCAAAAGTTCGACCagtcaaaaaacaacaacatgtttACCTTCTCTATACTACTACGAAAAAGTCGATCTAAAACTTGCGCTTTCTTTTTTAATTGCCAGTGtcttgtaacaaaaaaaaaacatgtaaccTGGCTCGTATTCTTAATGACGTCATTCCTAGCAACCCGGTTCAACCGGTCACTCATCCAGCCCTCGATGAAGGTACGTTGCTGGAGGCTAAACTTGTAAAATTTATTGACGAAAAGAAAGATTTATGGCGGAGGTGTAAAGGTCACGTCAACCGAAGGCACGGGTCACTGTCTTAACAATGCTAACAAACACAACGAGATAAAACATCCACAATGCAGTGGCATCACTGTACTCTACTCAGataataacttttttttaaacattctaTTCGACTCTACGCTATTCCAAAAGAAGCGATTGGATTTAGACGATCTCAATGCCAACGCAATTAAAAAGTCTGCATGTCAgataaaagtaaacattttctttGTTAACACAGACAGTTATATGCCGCTAGTAATACCATTGATACCAGTAAGTAGAAGATTTTCACACGTAATCTTCCCCGCAGAGGGAATGCAACGGACGTCCATACACAGTCGTAGTTTTGGAAAGTCAGATAAAACTGACAGGTAACTTTGCTGATCGTTAGTGATAGCAGACAACttcaaaattgatatattttcccTTAAAATGCAAATTATGCCCCCCGTTATATTAACTCCCCTAAATCCTACATTGTAagcaattcaaaataaattcaatacCCATTGGCACTATAAGACGGATAAACAAAATCCGCTTTTAGAGGCACCAGTCTTTTTGCAACATCTCTGGTACGTTTATTGTTTCCATCTATTGATTTGGACGTGGTACGTAAGAGGCTTACGGTGCTCTGTCTCCGCTAAAGAAGACGTCACCATCCTAGTAAGAACCGGTATGTATCCCACACATTGAAACAATGAACCGGAGATTGCCAATTATATATTAACATATCTTCTCCCAAATCAAAGTATTGCACACTATGTCGGCAAATACCCGAAACAGTCAaccagacattttttttatccgACTCCATTTCCGTAAACCTGCTTAAAAAATAGTTTCATTGACTTAACTGCAATCTATTGTGTTTAAGTAGCGCTTAAGTCAAAACTCGGGATTTAAATTGGCTGAAGGTATTGCGTTCGAGCTGATATAGAATCCCAAACACATAATAAGGGCCCCCTAAGTAATCCTACTAAAACCACAAGAAGTGAATTGCTTTGGTATCCCAGCTTCAAAGTAGACCGGTATTTCCAAGTAATCAAACTATAAATTTCCATAATGCTTTTGTAAATCAAATACCAAGACTTTAGTTCGGACAATGGTTGAGTCTCTTAAACCCAAAATCAAAAAACAAAGGTTACAGACGTggacaaccacctgttgattcacCACAAAATGTTGATGTAAGAATTACATGTTCCATTTCAGAGATCCGGTACTGAAATGTACATCTGGCGCTGATTTCATCGCCTATTacatcatttcatttgtatgtgcTGGGTCTCCTCGGCCTCGATTGTGTACTGCGTAAATACCAGGGTGATATATTGGTCGTATTGTACTCGGATCGTGCCGGATTTCGGTATTTCTCTAGTACTTTGAGGAGGTCGATCAAATAAATGCCTCTTGATTTACGGAGACGATTGAGATCTAAATGTTATCAACAGAGAAGAACAAATGTCCTCGTAAACCGCGacataaaattgacaaatattttaattaacTAAGAGATGTTTCGcgaacattttctaaaacaatTGAAAGGTATGTAGCATTCGAACATAAAAAACAACTGTCggtatttcatacattttaattattctGTGTTCTGCATTACCTGTGTATTAAACGAACCTCATCAAGTTGTGATCTGATTATTTCAATCTCCGTCTATCAAGTCCCGTTTATTTACAGTGTTTAGGTTTCAAATAAAAATCTTGGCAAAAGTTCAAGAATGAGCTACGTGATGACGAGTACTTAATTGGTTTCTACCTTGGCTGGAATGTGAACTTTCAAACCAAAGCGTTGTTCTCCGGTGTCACTGCGGCCATTCGTGGCCAGTCCCAAATCAAAACACTGGCTATTTTATCAGTAACCTCgaacaaataaaaatgtaaagtgCCGTCCCATTGAAATGCAGGTGATCGTCTACAAAGAAACAGAGCTCTGTAAAGAATCCAAGACAATACGTTCTATTGCAATGAGTAATTTGTCTTCGACGAGAGATACCATCAATCAAAGACAACagtaaaagaagaaaaacaacaacaaaaaacacacacacaaggacAGGATACTGAAGTGAAGTAGTGGGGCTTTAACTCCCGAAAGGCGGAGATGGCATAACAGATTACAAACAAATTGGTTTATCGGGTTCGCAGATCACATGTTTGTCAATAGAACGTTTTGGTTTTCATTTGCGTGAACTCTAAGATAGACTCCGAAAATagacgaacaaacaaacaaccaaataCCTTATTGGAAACGAATGAGACGAACTGGTAAACAATGTACTTAGTCTATATAGCAGCTATAGGGACATGTCTGTGTATGCATAGATACTGTAGAACCGCTCCACGGGAGAGAGGGgcgagtgtgtgtatgtgaatgaaCTGTTCTAAATCTCAAACGCGTCCTAACTAAGGGATTTTCTGTACTTATACATACTAGCGTGGACTATCGAGCAACGCCTGCTACacttaaaaaaaatcacactgGGTCTGCGTGCCAATCTGACGTCTGCCGGGCCCATACAACCGCAAATAGTGAACTCAAAAGAATTGATCTAACTTACTAAGAAATCTTGACAATAAGGCGCTTTGAGGCCTATAGGCTTTTAACGGGTAAGAAGTATGTAAACATGTCCTTCTTCAGGGACTATAGTAAGTGGACAATacacaaacttttcaaaaaaacAACTGGAAACTTCTCTGAGGTCGTGTGAGTACTAACAGTATGGCTAGACCATTggttgaaatgtacaaaaaactCTTGTGATGTAACTACAATACACAATAAAATTACCTACATAGTCTGCCTCAAGCATTGCGTACCATGATTTAATTAATTGTCTGCTTCATGTCTGGAATTCCTAGCCTGTAAGATACGAGGTGTCATGCCTCCCGATCATCCATGGCATGCACACCTATGATGGCGGAACGACACGACGGACCTTACAGTCTATTAATTACCTTGACACCACAGAATATAATTATCACTTTAAGTTGTCCTTTTTGTAGCTGTGACGTTGACCTTCCAGTCAGTTCAAGTTTATTTTGCAAGTCTAAACTTCCTTTGTCTTCACAAACGTTCAATAATAAGTGGTCTTTTTTCGTATGAGGTCTCAGATGACAAAGACATATATATTGATATGCACGTACTGTAGTCGATATCAAAATTCCCAGTAGCAAACTACTATTATACACAAGGGTCATTAGCCAACTTGTGACCTGACTAGGGTTAAAGTGGTTTCATGATAAAGTGGCATTGTAAAATACAGTCACTAGGATGCCACATGAGGCAAATTGCTACCCTGTGTGTTACGCAGTACAGAGCAGACTTTCTTATTGTTATTGATTGCTTGACATTTGACACTCGGTGAATCTATGACATGTGGTGGAAAGTGGGGAGTGGATGTACACGTAGAcatagtaggactgtctattaTTTTCAGGCTTAAACAGTATAGGGTGTGAACGAACCCaatatttgcatgcatgcatgtatgtatgtattggtaTATGTATAGAAATATAATGAGGTTAAggtatttgttttgttcaacTCCCATGACATCGCTCGGTTATAAACTGACGCACATagagatacagatacagatacagatacagatagacatatgtactgtaggttatccaagtaattcaacaatttgtaccagtttttatttgtgtatCTGTACTGTCgattttgttgttttactgaaataaactaaactaaactaaactaaactaaactatacATACACACCAGCAGCAATGACGTAaacgatggtggtggtggtggtggtggtggtggtgatgatgatgatgatgatgatgatggtggtggtggtggtggtggtggtggtggtgttggtgtggtgatggtggtggtggtgatgatgatgatgatgatgatgatgatgatgatgatgatgatgatggtggtggtggtggtggtggtggtgggggggggggtggtggtgatgatgatgatgatgatggtgatgatgatgatgatggtggtggtggtggtggtgatgatgatgatgatgatggtggtggtggtggtggtggtggtggtggtgatgatgatgatgatgatgaagatgatggtggtggtggtgatggtgatgatgatgatgatggtggtggtagtggtggtggtggtggtggtgatgatgatgatggtggtggtggtggtgatgatgatgatgatgatgatgatggtggtggtggtggtggtggtggcggtggtgatggtggtgctggtggtgttggtgtggtgatgatggtggtggtaatatgatgatgatatctTTTCCTCGGGTATTCCCGtctcctcctgcattaacactgatcCCATGAGGGATGTGGCCCTCATTGGACTTCAGACAATATTGTCTAtggtataaataaagattatttagtgtctacaacaacaacaacaacaacaacaacaacaacaacaacaacaacaacaacaacaacaatgtactACAAATATTGATAAGACACTTTGGTgtataaattgtacatgttttttCACTGTCGTCTTTGGTTTCTTATGAAAACGGTATACACGCATTACTGACAACGGGCTTGTATCAATTCCATCTGATACGCTGGATGGGCGTATAATTGGTGTAACACTGAGTCAATTGACCAGATAGGGGATAAGTGGATAGTTAGCGTGGTGCATTCATGTCTTTTAGTTTGTAGAGTTGGTCAGTTGCACAGGGAGCAGTGTGTATTGTAAAGCAATCGGTACACAGCTCATCACCACAGCAAAGACTGGCCTTGGGGATGAGTACAATACTGTACTTAGGAAGACATGCCGCCAGGGATGGTCAGATTGATATTGTTGTACTTTGAATACCCCGAACAAGAGAACACTAAAGTGACACAAACAATCATGGTGTAGACCAGCACCACGGGGTGCTTCTGAGGTATACTGAGAGAATAATGGGGGaaacaatatacaacacaacgaAATACTTGGATTGATAATGGTATTGTTGCAGTACAACCGGTACAATATGTACTCAGTTTTGTTCTCTTCTCTGTTGCTATCAGACAATATAggtaaacacagacttggttgTGATAAAGCCGTGACCGTGACAGAAAATAGACAGCTTTGGCTTAAATTAACATTCCACCCGTCCGGCTGCCCAGGGTACTAACTACTACAAGTAATCTATTGAAGTCGAGGTAGCTATGACCAGAACCAAACCAGAACCATTAGAGTAGCACTATGGcctaataaaagaaattgtgtggttccgattacgctcaattttagaataggtagattttttattatatttttttttctggttttccattgtttttcccaaattgtctctgtgttgtttatttcatcctatcagatgtaaagccattacaggttggaagaacagttttagagtgtctttttaagttgagggcagtttccgtatccactttttctcgtgagacttcacaatttttgcgattttattattttttctctcgaatacgtaaaaaaaagtttagggtgggcagtgaaaagctaggtagggtcgggtaaccggaaccaaacaattattttttttaggcctaactgCAACTGCACCgtttaattaaaataaacatggtTTTGTTAGGTATAATGAATTACCATAAGCTCTTACACCCTGAAAAGTATGTTGATAGATGTATTTGTACAGCTGTGCATGGAATATGGCACAATAAATCCATGCAATCAAATGgaatttttgggtccgcacccaaaaatcggCCCTTCCAATGCATTCACAATTTCAACATGTTGCCGTACTTCTTATGTATACATTCGACCTCAAATTAACATGCATACTGTCTAATTGatattttagtaatttttagtgaatgtatatgtattgttggttgtttgatcgaaaaaaaataatactccagttgcagctagttcaGGTTTGAAGGACTTGATTCGATTTCTCGTTTTCGCATTAATGGTTTCTTATCAGTATTGCCATCGtgatcatttgtttgtttttaaacagtttttttttttgccaggCAGTTGTGTGTGATACCTGAAGTTTCATCATGATTTGAACTAGGTTCACATATCTGCCTGTTTCTTTCCAAAATTGTAAGAGTGTTGTTGTACTTGTGAAAATTGATGTATGGTTGATAGATGATGAGTCAGCATACTATTAATTGGCAGtttattgacaaacaaattaacGGGTCACATCTctttcatgactgtttacacacgGACATCAAACCAAGGTGTCCACACGTGCGTATCAATGCAACATAATGATTGAAATTTTTCTTATAAAAGGTTGGGGTATTTTCCCGTCGTAGGGCAAAAATTAACGAAAAATAGCGAAACGTTACGTTACAACTCCTAGAATAAACACAATCACCGAGAAAGTGTTTCTTGCTGGAATAATTGCATGAATGTTATTTTTGACACATAACTGCCAAAAGTACTTTAATTAAAGAGTCGCCGAATTTCATAAACTTATCACATTGTAGATAACGAAATGTGAGAAAACTTGGTGAAGTTGAAGCGTCGAGGAATTCCTATGAAGATTGAAACCATCAAAATTGGATGAAATCGCCATTACGATTACAAGAGATTGGA from Glandiceps talaboti chromosome 18, keGlaTala1.1, whole genome shotgun sequence includes:
- the LOC144449761 gene encoding protein ANKUB1-like — protein: MSMRIFVAFEARRDSLDVKPTDDVANLKAQVTDIFQIDTRGGQFVVLNYHGSDLLDDWYLSDIGIHAGATLKVNVREELKPTLYVYSVFNDETIEILEDVNPITTTVAELKTFVVRRCGVPVTVFRLTTNDGVDLYDVNPLDKYNIELGSTVRMYTWDGWNEFLKAAMIGHTAEVLKTLAPDDMVAKYQCRVALFIGAHHGHMDLSTVMLRQGVRSDEAIGDHPVREWCDNSHIESQKTPIHEAAEHGQLQILRIFVYNNICCVTCKDGNALTPLSVALRKQQREVALYLLTKQWSSVTYSAVTLPLSIYSQVRKWCDKAKDRVLLVHGVEKSSLKIRHPYRQNGALCGQGVHVDGFSYSAQNASPKTSSYHRIKDRAKTMLVKKASVVTSTSSESGVTSPDDSAVGSSVGSGDTGPFSPTPIDMKLPRLNDEQVPSLVAKYRQKVADKKRRTFRPRSRSTSTKPVTFPPINMRMKSSSHQDLTAPFDTDSDSDADIEITRNTKQKSTFIRTSAKGKRRKPKSNVKLPEIKQASQNSDAEEKKREKAKWRRQLLIDNAIPLPVLSLEAKQKPFFHIGTRGENIPNKTLKLYEDIIGCSTREKAIESLAIASTFKEKPWLQQVRLAMSFSRQHIKRVGKDDNGGAPEEDHTKERRDSGSIVENENSVDSNELESHRDSLIENQTTETQMITEVRSS